CCCAGACCAAGCCCTGAGCACCTTTGCCTCCTCAAGCACTGCCCTCCTGTGCTGCTCCCTCCCTAGGGCCAGGTTCAGAATGACGGGCACGACGCCCCTCTTCATCATCATCCATGTGGCCACCGGCGAGTCTATGCCCCCCGAGACCAGGGCGACCGTCTTGCCCGCCACACCCACAGGCAGCCCCCTGGCGCCCTCCCTCGGGTTAACGTAGACGTAGGCGAGGCCCCTGGACCTCACGTCTACATGGACCTCCACCTCAGGGGACTCTAGGTCAACCCCCGCCGAGAGGGGCCTCAGGGCAGCCCCCAGCTCCCTGGCCACGTCAAGGCTCGTGAACCTGTCCTCCCCAAGCCTCCTGGCCCTGACGGCGAACCTCCTGCCCTTGACTGTTTCAGAGAGGAGCTGGGAGGCCCTGGAGACCAGGTCAGCCAGGTCTGAGTAACTGACCTCTGCGGCCGTCGCGTAGTGGGCTATGCCGAAGACCCTTGAGAGGGCCGAGGGGTCCCCGTCCACTTCAAGGATTAGGACGCCTCCCTCAGCAGACCATGACCTGAGCTGGACCACAGCGCTGACGTTCCTCACGAGCTCCCTTACCATCCGTGACCTCGTTGACCTGCCCTTTATCCCAATCTCGCCGGCGAGCGTCGCGACTACTAGGGTCACGGCGCTTCAAGCTGTTCAGGCCGGGCCGAGGGTAAAGGGCTTGTTCACGCCGCGCTAACCGGGGAGTTAACGAAGACATTCTCTGAAGGTCGTTTGCTAGGAGCAGAAAGACTTAATTTTGCGGGTACCCGCAAATTGCGGGTACCCGCAAATTGGTGTGGTTCGTCTACGGGCTCCCGACCGACAGGCCCTTCGGGAGGGACTCTGAGGTAAGCACGGTGGCCAGGCTCCTCGGGGAGGGCCAGCCCGTGGGCCTCCTGGGCCCGAGGAGGATAGGCAAGACCTCAATTCTCCTCGCCTCCCTCAAGGCCTCAGGCCTCCCCTACGTCCTGCTCTCGGCAGAGGAGTTCGTCAGGGGGGAGAGGAGCTTCGACCTGACGGAGTTCCTCTCGGCCTTCGTGAGCAGGGTGACGATGGCAGCTTACTCCAGGGCCGGCCTTAGGCTCAGGCTTGAGGAGAGGGCGAGGGGGTACCTGAGGCTCCTCAGGGACCTCATAGGGGCGATTAAGGTCACTTTCGACATACCTGAGGTCACGGCCACCATAGAGCTCGTCCTTGACAAGGGGGAAAGGGGGAGGGACCTCAGCGGTGACCTGGCCCAGGTGCTCGACCTGCCCCAGGTCCTGGCTGAGAGGCTGGGCTTAAGGCTCGTCATAGCCATAGACGAGTTCCAGTACCTGAGGTACGCGAGGCAGGCGGCCCCCGAGGTCCTTCACGTGATGAGGAGCAGGTGGCAGTTCCACAGGTCCGTCTCATACGCTATCTCCGGCTCAGCCGTGGGCATGCTGAGCGAGATGGTGGGCTCAAGGGACCAGCCCTTCTACCAGTTCTTCTACATGATTAGGGTGAAACCCTTTGACAGGGAGACCTCGATCAGGTTCCTTAAGGAGGGGTTCAGGGCAGAGGGGGTCAGCGTTAACGAGGCCGACGTAGAGAGGATAGTTGACTACGTTGACGGCCTCCCCGCGTGGCTCAACCTCGTCGGCATAAAGGTCGTCAGCGAGCGGAGGGGCGTTGAGGAGGTCCTCTCGTCCCTGCCCTCGGACGTCAACGTGGTGACGGCCATCGAGGACGACCTCAGGAAGCTCTCGCCCTCGGCCAGGGCGGCGCTGAGGAGGCTTGCTGAGCTCGGGGGCGAGGGGTCGCCGAGGGACCTCGGCGGGAGCCCCTGGGCTGCCCAGAGGGCGCTGGGCCAGCTGATAAGGTACGGCTACGTGGAGAGGACAGGCAGGGGGACCTACAGGGTCGTTGACCCCATGGTTGTCCACTACCTTGCTAGAAGCTGACGGCCCCCCGCCCTTAATGACGGGGGCTCTGCGCCCACTGGGGCCTTCCCATCACCTCTCAGGCGCCCCCACGGGCGCGGCATCACAGCTTCAGGCCCCGCCGTCAGTCCCAGGGAGGCGCGGGCTCATGGCATGCTAAGCTCGCCCGCACCCAACTCCGCAGCAAGGTTTGAGCAAAGGCCTATAAACGCTCATATCCTCCCCGCCCTTTAGGGCGAGGCCTCCTTGCTTGGTGATGATCGTGAGGGCTGCGGCTAGGCCTGCCCACCGCTATGAGGGCTGGACGGCGACGAGGCCTGCCGCAGGCCTATCAACCACCATGTGAACAGACCCTTTTACCCTCCTGCCCTTGACGCTGACCTCCGAGGGCCTTCCCCTCATACCGAGGCCTGATGTCTAAGCGTATTTAAGGTTCTGGGGCAGAAGTTAACTTCTGGGGCAGAAGCATGCTCTTTGACGAGAGGCCCAAGGAGAGGAGGGAGGACCTTTTCGACAGGGAGGCCGAGCTGGCGGCAATAATGGACAACATCAACAGGCCGCTCCTAGTGCTGAGCGGCGTGAGGAGGATAGGCAAGACCTCGCTCCTCCTCGTGGCCCTTAACGAGCTGGGGCGCGACTACATTTTAATTGACGCGAGGGAGCTCAAGGCCAACTACGGAAGGAGGGACCTCTACTCCCTCCTGTCCAAGGCCCTCTCCTCAAGGCTGTCGAGGCTAGCCGACGTGCTTAGGGGGATAAGGGGCATCAACATAATGAGCAACTACGTAGAGATAAGCTGGAGGGGGAGGGACTACATAAGCCTGGCAGAGCTATTTGACGCCCTCAACAGGAGGAGGCTGATAGTGGCCATAGACGAGGCCCAGAGGCTTAGGGGCCCCATGGGGGCTGAGCTCAGGGAGGCCCTGGCCCACGCCTACGACTACGACAGGAACCTCACCTTCGTGCTCACAGGCTCGGAGGTCGGGCTCCTCCACGAGCTCATAGGCGTTGACGACCCGTCCTCCCCCCTTTACGGCAGGTACTACCACGAGGTCCAGCTGGGCAGGTTCAGCGAGGAGCAGTCAGCGGAGTTCCTCAGGAGGGGCTTTGAGGAGGCCGGGCTCAAGGTCGGCGAGGAAGTGATTGACGAGATGGTGAGGCTCTTCGACGGCATCCCTGGCTGGCTCACCTTCGCTGGCAACCAGTACCTGGCCGCGAGGAGCCTTGAGGAGGTCAGGGAGAGGGCCATAGGGGTCGCCCTGAGGGAGCTGGAGAACCTGGTAGAGGAGAAGTCTAGGGCCTCGCCCTCAGCCGGCAGGAGGTACAGGCTGGCCCTCAAATGCATAGCGGAGGGCAGGGACTCATGGTCGTCGCTTAGGAGGTGCGTTGAGGAGGGCGAGGGGGTCACGCTGTCATCGAGCGTGCTCGACAACGTCCTGAGGACCCTTGAGAGGCTGAGCATAGTTAAGGACTATGAGTTCCTCGACCCTGTGTACAGGGAGGCCGCGAGGAGGCTCAGGTAAGAAAGGCAGGAGTAAAGAGGAAGAGAGCCTAAGGAATTCACTCGCCCACTGGGCCCTTTATGCCGAGCTTCTCCCTGACGGCCGCCTGGGCCGCCGCCAGCCTAGCTACGGGCACCCTGAACGGCGAGGCGCTCACGTAGTCGACGCCGGCCCCGTGGAAGAAGTTGATCGAGGCCGGGTCGCCGCCGTGCTCGCCGCAGACGCCTACCTCAAGCCTCTGGTTGGCCTGCTTGCCCTCCTTGGTCGCTATCTCAACTAGCCTGCCCACGCCCTTCTCGTCAAGCCTGTCGAAGGGGTCGAAGGACAGTATGCTCTTGTCAAGGTACTGGGCCATGAACTTGTTCTCAACGTCGTCCCTGCTGAAGCTGAAGGTGGCCTGGGTCAGGTCGTTGGTGCCGAAGCTGAAGAAGTCCACCTCCTGGGCTATCTCGCTGGCCGTCAGCGCGGCCCTCACGGTCTCAATCATGGTGCCTATCTTCACGTCAAGCTTCACGCCGTAGCGCCTCTCGACGTCCTGCAGCGCCGGCAGGACGGCGTTGTTCTTCACGAACCTTATCTCGTTGACCTCGGCCACCTGAGGTATCATTATCTCGACCACGGGGTGCCTGCCCTCCTTTATGAGCTCGGCTGCCGCCTCGGCTATGGCCCTGGTCAGGTGGTAGTAGATGGTCGGGTAGGTGACTCCCACCCTCACGCCCCTGTGGCCCATCATAGGGTTGGCCTCCTGGAGCGCCTTGACCCTCCTGTAGAGCCTCTCTACCTCCTCTATCTTCCTCTGCAGCTCGGCGGCCTCCGAGGCCCTGCCCTCGGCCTCCGCCTTGGCCTTCCTCTCCCTGAGCTCGTAGATTTGCGCCAGGAGCTCCTCGCCGGCGGGCAGGAACTCGTGGAGCGGCGGGTCTATCAGCCTTACCACGACGGGCTTCCCGTCCATTATCTCGAACATCTCCTTGAAGTCGGGCTTTATCATGTCGGCCAGCTCCCTCATGTGGGCCTCCCTCTCCTCATCAGTCTCGGCCAGTATCACCTTCCTCAGGGCCTCGAGCCTCTCGGGCCTCCTGAACATCCTCTCTATCCTCAGCAGGCCTATGCCCTCGGCGCCGAACTTCCTGGCCATCATAGCGTCCTCCGGCACGTCTGCGTTGGCCCTGACGCCGAGCTTCCTCACCTCGTCAGCCCACCTGAGCAGCTCGTCAAGCCAGCCGCCTATCTCAGGCGTTACCGTGGGCAGCTCGCCGAGGTACACGCTGCCGCTGTTGCCGTCAATTGTGACCCAGTCCCCCTCCTTCACTACCTTCCCGTTTACCTCGAACTGCCTCCTGTCGTAGTCTATCCTTATGGCCTCGGCCCCCACCACGGCGGGCTTCCCTATGGCCCTGGCGACTATTGCGGCGTGCGACGTGAAGCCTCCCCTTGAGGTCAGCACGCCCTGGGCAGCGTAGAAGCCGTGCACGTCATCTGGCTTTGTCTCGACCCTCACCAGTATGACCCTCTTGCCCTGCTTAGCCCACTCGACCGCGGTGTCTGGGTCAAAGACTACCTGCCCGCTGGCGGCTCCAGGAGAGGCCGGGAGGCCCTTGGCTATCGGGGTGGCCTTGACCTTGGGGTCTATGGTCGGGTAGAGTAGCCTCCTGACCTGCTCTGGGTCCACCTTGAGGAGGGCCTCCTCCTTGGTTATTATGCCCTCCTTGGCCATCTCAACGGCCGTCCTGACCCTGGCGAGAGGCGTCATCTTAGCGGCCCTGTTCTGGAGGAAGTAGAGCTTGCCCCTCTCTATGGTGAACTCTATGTCCATGACGTCCTTGTTCAGCGCCTCGAGCTTCTTGCCCGCCTCTATCAGCTGGTTGTAGACGTTGGGCATCCTCTTCCTCAGCTCCTCCAGGTTGAGCGGCGTCCTTATGCCGGCCACTACGTCCTCGCCCTGGGCGTTGGGCAGGAACTCGCCGTAGGGCCTGTTCTCGCCGCTCGCCGTGTCCCTGGTGAAGTAGACGCCCGTGCCCGAGTCCCAGCCCATGTTCCCGAAGACCATGGTCACAACGTTGACGGCCGTGCAGTCGGCCATCTCAGGGGTTATGTTGTTGGCTATCCTGTAGAATATGGCCCTGGGGTTCATCCAGGACCTGAACACGGCCCTTATCGCCAGCTCAAGCTGCACGTACGGGTCCTGCGGGAACTCGCCCCACATCTTCTTGACAAGCGCCTTGTACTCCTCCACCAGCTCCTTGATCAGCTCAAGGGACCTCTGCCACATCCTTGGGGCCAGGTCCCTCGGGGGCTGGGCGTCGAGCCTCGGCGCGTACTCGGGGTAGACCTTCCTTATCGCCTCAAGCTCGTCCCTGTACGTGGTCTCGGCCTCACGGGCGAACTGCTCGCTCTTGGCGTCAAAGGCCTGGGCGAAGGGCTTCTCGTCGAGGGCCAGCACTATCCTCGCGAACATCTGTATGAACCTCCTGTAGGCGTCGTAGGCGAACCACTCGTTGTTGGTGGCCCTCGCTAGGGCTATGACGCTCTTGTCGTTGAGGCCTAGGTTTAGCACGGTGTCCATCATGCCGGGCATTGAGAGTGCTGCGCCTGACCTCACAGAGACCAGAAGCGGTACGCCCTCAGCCGAGCCGAACTTCTTGCCTGTCCTCCTCTCTAGCTCCTTCATGTGCTCCCTTACGCTGTCCATCAGGCCCTTGGGGAGGTCGCACTGGTCTATGAGGCTCCATATCCTCTTTATTATCTCGTCCCTCACCTGGGGCGGCGGGTTCCTCCTGAGCTCGCGCTCAAGGGAGTCTATCTCGGCCCTCTTGGCAGCGTAGAAGTCCCTGCAGGCCTCCGTGGTTATTAGGAAGCCTGGGGGCACAGGGAGGCCCAGCTGGGTCATCTGGGCCAGCGAGGCCCCCTTGCCCCCAAGGAGCTTCTTGTCGCGCCAGTCGGCCTCCTCGAACCACAGGACGTAGTTCTTCACGGGCATTACCCACACCTTACCAGGGGAATCCCAGCCCGACTATCTTAAAAGCACAACTATTACAACGTGAAAGAGCCAAAGCCAAGGGCCCTGAGGGCGGCTGTGGCCTGGCCCGCCTGAGGCACTGCCACAGCCCTCCCGACCAGGAGCATCATAACGAGGGCTATGACTATGAGAACTATGGCCAGGACTATGGCAATTATTGCCATCCTCCACGAGGTGCCGAATATTATTGGGACCGGTCCTATCATGATGACGCCGCCAGCCTCAACCTTCTGCTGGGATTGCTGCTGCCCAAGGGCTGACAGGAGCGTGGCCGCTATTATCACGGCCATGCCTATGAATATGAGGATTATGCCTACCGTTATCCACAGCCCTATGCCGGCCATGGCCCCCAGGTAAGCCCTAGGGCCGCGGGTTAATTGCCTTAGGCCTTAGGAAGCTCAGGGTACTTCATGAGCGCCCTGACCTCAGGCGGCACCCTGTCTATCCTTGAGAGCATCCACTGCACGTCCTCCTTGACCTTCCTGAACTTGTCGTCGAGCATCCTCGGTATGCCATCAATTATCGGGTACCACCTGCCGCAGCTCCTGCAGACGAGGACCCCCTCTATGACGTCCTTGTTGACGCACCCCTTGCAGACGTCAAGGGGGACCTCGCCCGCCGGCTTCCTGAGGAAGTAGCACCTCTCGCGGCACCTCACCTTGGAGGGGTCTACGTTCGCCTTCGATTCCTCAACCTTGAGCTCCACTAGGACCAGGTCAGGGCTCTTGCAGACCGGACAGGCCAGGAGCTCGAAGAAGAAGTACCTCAAGCGGCCTTCCCCCCGCAGCTCGACTCGTAAAGCGACAGCACCCTCTTGAGGAGGGCCTGCGCCCTCTCCTCGCTCTTGGCCTCAACGGAGACCCTTACTATGGGCTCCGTCCCGCTGGGCCTGACGAGGACCCAGAAGTCGTCACCTATGACCTTGACGCCGTCAATGGTTATCTGCCTGTAGCCCGAGAAGTCCTTCTTGACGGCCTCCACGAGGCAGAGGGCCTGATCCCTCGTGGCCGGGGCCTTGGCCTTTATGGTGTAGTAGTAGGGGAGGGAGTCCAGCAGGTCGCCAAGCCTTGAGCCCGTGGAGGCCAGCATGTAGAGGGCAAGGGCCGCGGTCATGCCGCCGTCCCTGACCGGGTGGTGGGGGACGTGCATGTACCCCCCGTTGTCCTCGAAGCCGCTTATCGCTCCCCCGTCCCTCAGTATGTTCCTGGCTATCGTGACGCTCCCGACGGGGTTCCATACGACCTCGACGCCCAGGGGCCTCAGGTACTCCTCAACCACTACGCTGCTCGAGACCGCCGTGTACGCCTTCAGCGGGTAGCCCTTCCACCTCCCGCTCTCCACGACGAACCTCGTCAGGAGGGCGCCGGCCCTGTCGCCCCATATGATCCTGCCCCTCTCGTCTATCAGCATGGCCCTGTCGGCGTCACCGTCGTGAGCCACCCCCATGACGGCCCCGGCCTCAACCACTACCCTCTTGGTCAGCTCCAGCGTCTCTTCGTTGGGCTCAGGATTCCTGCCCGGGAAGGTCGGGTCAAGGTTGCAGTTCAACGTTAACGCCTTGGCGCCGAGCTCCCTGAGTATCAGGGGCGTCGTAACGGCTCCCACGCTGTTGGCGCAGTCGACCACGACTCTGAACTCCCTCCTCGCTATCAGGTCAACGTCCACCTGGGACAGCACGGCCCTCACGTAGGTGTCCACTACGGCCTGGCTCACGTCGACAACGTCGTAGACCATCGACCTCCACGGCAGGTTGGTCTCGTGGCCCTTGAAGTAGTAGTCCTCAATCACGGGCTCCTTCTCGTGCGGTATCTCAACACCGTCAGCCTCTATGACCTTTATCCCGTTGTACTCCCTCGGGTTGTGGCTAGCCGTTATCATGACTCCCCCGTCGAAGCCCATGGCCTTGACCGCGTACTGCAGCGTGGGGGTCGGGACGAGGCCAGCGTAGTAGACCTTAACCCCCTCGGCCATGAGGCCGGCCGCCAGAGCCCTGGCGAGCGCGTCGCCGCCGGCCCTGACGTCCCTTGCCAGGAGGACCCTTGAGCCCTTGCCGAAGTACGCCCCTATGGCGTGACCCATCCTGAGCGCGAAGGAAGGGGTCATCAGTTCCCCAACTATGCCCCTGACCCCGTCTGTGCCGAAGAGCCTGCCCAAGCGGCTTCCCAGCCAGGAATGCGGCCCGTGTTAAAGTTATTTGCCTGAGCTACGAGGTCGTTGTGGCCTGCTGGGCGCCTCCCTGGCTCGCCTTGGCCTGCAGCTCCCTCTCAACGTCGCCCAGGGCCACGTAGCTGAGTATGAGGCCTATGAAGCTCGTTATCAGGAGGGGTATGGCGACCAGTATGCCGCCGGCCTCCAGGAGGCTGTTCCTGTAGGACGAGCCTACCTCAAAGAGGCCCACGCCGATCAGTATGAAGCCCACGGCCGCTAAGACAAAGGCTATCCACGTGGCTATGAAGCCGCCGAACATGAAGAGCGCCGCCCCCAGCAGGGCTATTATAATGGCTATTATGACCAGCCAGGTCCCCGCGGCGCCTATCGAGCCCCCTCTCCCAGCCGCTGAGAGCAGGCTGAAGCCCCCGCTGAGCCTCCCGAACGCCATAACTATGAGGACCAGCGAGACCAGGGCGAGGGCCGCTACAAGTATAGCTATGCCCACCGCTGCAAGCGAGGGGCCTAAGTAGCTGTCGGCCTGGGCGAAGACGTGCCCAGACGCCATCACGGTGACGCGATAGCCCGGCCTTAAGGCCGCAAACGCGGCCGCCGCCATGACGGCAACGATGAAGAGGAGCAGCGGAACCAATATGAGCAGGAGAACCCCGCTCCTGAGCCTCCTGACGCCCTCCAGCTCGTCCAGCTGCCTCAAGGACTCTCCTTGTGAGGCTGTTGCTGGCCGCTTTTAACCTCTACGCCGTGCCCTGACGAGGGAGCCAGGACGGAAGGGGAGCTCGCCGCCCTGGGCGCCGCAGTTATCTGGGCCTACGCAAGCGTCGCCTACAGGCCCTTCATAGAGCGACACGGCGCCCTCAGGGTCAACGTCATGAGGGCCCTCTACGCAACCATAACCTCGGTCATACCGGCTGTAATCCTCGGCATATTGACGCCAGCAGCCCTCTGGGCCCTGGCCGGCGGCGCCCTGAGCCTCGGGGCTGGCGACACCATGTACCTGGCCTCCATTGGCCTCG
The uncultured Acidilobus sp. JCHS genome window above contains:
- a CDS encoding thiazole biosynthesis/tRNA modification protein ThiI, producing the protein MTLVVATLAGEIGIKGRSTRSRMVRELVRNVSAVVQLRSWSAEGGVLILEVDGDPSALSRVFGIAHYATAAEVSYSDLADLVSRASQLLSETVKGRRFAVRARRLGEDRFTSLDVARELGAALRPLSAGVDLESPEVEVHVDVRSRGLAYVYVNPREGARGLPVGVAGKTVALVSGGIDSPVATWMMMKRGVVPVILNLALGREQHRRAVLEEAKVLRAWSGAHDLRVYFVDSLPVLSALTNVKGYLRVVALKRVMYRLAEALARAVGAHSITTGESLSQVSSQTMWNLEAEERGVSLPVLRPLIGMDKDEIVALARRVGTYDISARVPEYCAVAQESTTRASPEEVDEAERTMGLDYRGLIEGAEVYVVGRAEVVRVEGQRAAEKEAEKRSTSPDVVSS
- a CDS encoding pyruvate, phosphate dikinase encodes the protein MPVKNYVLWFEEADWRDKKLLGGKGASLAQMTQLGLPVPPGFLITTEACRDFYAAKRAEIDSLERELRRNPPPQVRDEIIKRIWSLIDQCDLPKGLMDSVREHMKELERRTGKKFGSAEGVPLLVSVRSGAALSMPGMMDTVLNLGLNDKSVIALARATNNEWFAYDAYRRFIQMFARIVLALDEKPFAQAFDAKSEQFAREAETTYRDELEAIRKVYPEYAPRLDAQPPRDLAPRMWQRSLELIKELVEEYKALVKKMWGEFPQDPYVQLELAIRAVFRSWMNPRAIFYRIANNITPEMADCTAVNVVTMVFGNMGWDSGTGVYFTRDTASGENRPYGEFLPNAQGEDVVAGIRTPLNLEELRKRMPNVYNQLIEAGKKLEALNKDVMDIEFTIERGKLYFLQNRAAKMTPLARVRTAVEMAKEGIITKEEALLKVDPEQVRRLLYPTIDPKVKATPIAKGLPASPGAASGQVVFDPDTAVEWAKQGKRVILVRVETKPDDVHGFYAAQGVLTSRGGFTSHAAIVARAIGKPAVVGAEAIRIDYDRRQFEVNGKVVKEGDWVTIDGNSGSVYLGELPTVTPEIGGWLDELLRWADEVRKLGVRANADVPEDAMMARKFGAEGIGLLRIERMFRRPERLEALRKVILAETDEEREAHMRELADMIKPDFKEMFEIMDGKPVVVRLIDPPLHEFLPAGEELLAQIYELRERKAKAEAEGRASEAAELQRKIEEVERLYRRVKALQEANPMMGHRGVRVGVTYPTIYYHLTRAIAEAAAELIKEGRHPVVEIMIPQVAEVNEIRFVKNNAVLPALQDVERRYGVKLDVKIGTMIETVRAALTASEIAQEVDFFSFGTNDLTQATFSFSRDDVENKFMAQYLDKSILSFDPFDRLDEKGVGRLVEIATKEGKQANQRLEVGVCGEHGGDPASINFFHGAGVDYVSASPFRVPVARLAAAQAAVREKLGIKGPVGE
- a CDS encoding Phosphomannomutase; this translates as MGRLFGTDGVRGIVGELMTPSFALRMGHAIGAYFGKGSRVLLARDVRAGGDALARALAAGLMAEGVKVYYAGLVPTPTLQYAVKAMGFDGGVMITASHNPREYNGIKVIEADGVEIPHEKEPVIEDYYFKGHETNLPWRSMVYDVVDVSQAVVDTYVRAVLSQVDVDLIARREFRVVVDCANSVGAVTTPLILRELGAKALTLNCNLDPTFPGRNPEPNEETLELTKRVVVEAGAVMGVAHDGDADRAMLIDERGRIIWGDRAGALLTRFVVESGRWKGYPLKAYTAVSSSVVVEEYLRPLGVEVVWNPVGSVTIARNILRDGGAISGFEDNGGYMHVPHHPVRDGGMTAALALYMLASTGSRLGDLLDSLPYYYTIKAKAPATRDQALCLVEAVKKDFSGYRQITIDGVKVIGDDFWVLVRPSGTEPIVRVSVEAKSEERAQALLKRVLSLYESSCGGKAA
- a CDS encoding putative ATPase (AAA+ superfamily), translating into MLFDERPKERREDLFDREAELAAIMDNINRPLLVLSGVRRIGKTSLLLVALNELGRDYILIDARELKANYGRRDLYSLLSKALSSRLSRLADVLRGIRGINIMSNYVEISWRGRDYISLAELFDALNRRRLIVAIDEAQRLRGPMGAELREALAHAYDYDRNLTFVLTGSEVGLLHELIGVDDPSSPLYGRYYHEVQLGRFSEEQSAEFLRRGFEEAGLKVGEEVIDEMVRLFDGIPGWLTFAGNQYLAARSLEEVRERAIGVALRELENLVEEKSRASPSAGRRYRLALKCIAEGRDSWSSLRRCVEEGEGVTLSSSVLDNVLRTLERLSIVKDYEFLDPVYREAARRLR
- a CDS encoding putative ATPase (AAA+ superfamily), whose translation is MVWFVYGLPTDRPFGRDSEVSTVARLLGEGQPVGLLGPRRIGKTSILLASLKASGLPYVLLSAEEFVRGERSFDLTEFLSAFVSRVTMAAYSRAGLRLRLEERARGYLRLLRDLIGAIKVTFDIPEVTATIELVLDKGERGRDLSGDLAQVLDLPQVLAERLGLRLVIAIDEFQYLRYARQAAPEVLHVMRSRWQFHRSVSYAISGSAVGMLSEMVGSRDQPFYQFFYMIRVKPFDRETSIRFLKEGFRAEGVSVNEADVERIVDYVDGLPAWLNLVGIKVVSERRGVEEVLSSLPSDVNVVTAIEDDLRKLSPSARAALRRLAELGGEGSPRDLGGSPWAAQRALGQLIRYGYVERTGRGTYRVVDPMVVHYLARS